Within Wyeomyia smithii strain HCP4-BCI-WySm-NY-G18 chromosome 2, ASM2978416v1, whole genome shotgun sequence, the genomic segment TCGATAGGAATGACAAAGTTAATGTTCGCTAGAAAATGGATGGAATTATTGACCAGTGCAGGTAACTTTGCCTGCGGAGGAACATCACTCACTGGGCAGCGGTATGCTCGATCTTTTGCTACGCATGCCGGCAGGATTTGTGAAACAACAGGACAGGAACAGCGGCCACCCCCGAGCGACCCGGAAGTTGTTCATAGTCAACTTCAGCAGCGACTTGTGAAGCTGTTTGAGGATGAAACGAAGCGGGGCTTGATTATTCCTGCATTTAAACGAGCATTGGTTTATGGAGAAAAATCAGCGGTGCGTGATAACACCGGAGACTACAGCTTCATACAAATCTATGAATCCGTCAAACGTCTTGCTCTACAGATTTCAAATTGCTGTGGTAAGTTTATGGACAAGTATTTGAGTATGATATAGCACTTTCCTCTAGTATAACCAATCAAAATAAGTACAAGTAGAATGCAGATGGTAATAATAGAATCCATACAAAAATGCGCATTTGGTTAGTGCTAatttacaaaaagaaaaaaaaacgtcaccGAAATTATTTGTGAAAAAGTCAAACCCAACATAAGGCGTAGAAGTCAAAATTTTGTCTTGCGCCCAGTGAATCGTGACGTCCGTTTGTTTTTCTATGCATTTACAACAGGGTTGTTGATTTTCACACAATATTGTACATACATATAACTTTAAAATGATTTGAATGCTGCTTTCTTGGTCTgaagaataaaatatttatattaaagTCTTAATATTATTGCTAGTCGTTTATAAATATTGGAACTGTTAAAATTGATCTTATTTCTAGGAAGTGCATCTCAGTCCCGAGTAGCATATTTATGTCCTAATAATGTTACTTACCTTATCAGTCAGTGGGCATGTTGGTTTTCCGGGCAAATAGGTAAATATGTTGATAACCATAGTTTCACAACATAATCGTCTTGTCTGTAAAATTTTAAGGTGTGCCGCTTAGTCCCAAATACCCTCAGGAAGCACTGGAATATTTTCTGAAAGATTCCGATGCATCGCTTCTGATTGCAACGCCAGAGTTCCAGAAAGTTGTTCAGCCTCTAGTTACGAAACTAGACATAAAACTCATACTAGTGCATCACGATTTGCTTAAATCAGAACCCAAACAGCAAAACGAACAACAACAGGATGAAATTTCACACTTGGATCCCAGAAGAGAGAATTTAATACAACTGAATGACACCTTACTTGTTGAAGGGTGTCTCAATGGTGAATTTTATCGCGATGCAAACGCGCTCATACTCTATACGTCGGGAACCACTGGGAAGCCCAAAGGTGTAGTTTTAAGCTATTCAAACCTTGATGCACAGTACGATGCTTTATTACATGCTTGGCAGATCACTAGTGGTGACTCTGTTTTACATGCACTACCATTGAATCACGTTCATGGCACAATTAACGCTCTCAATATGCCGCTAGCAGCTGGATCAAAATGTGTAATGTTGCCAAAGTTTGACAGTAGCAGTGTATGGAGTTATCTATTGAATGTAAACATGACGACAAAAGAGAGAGTAAACATATTCATGGGTGTACCCACAATGTATAATTTGTTAATTCAGGAGTATGACAGCGTCTTCGGCAAGAATGCAAGGATGTGCGATTATGTTAAGACTCactgtaaaaataaaattcgccTCATGATATCTGGGTCTGCGCCATTGCCGGGAACCACATTCAATCGCTGGCATCAAATCACTGGTCATAACTTGCTAGAACGGTATGGAATGACTGAGACTGGTATGGCAATTTCTAACTCATATATTCAGGATAGTACTCGTGCCAGAGTACGTAGCAGTGTGGGCTTACCTTTGCCAGGAGTCATTGTTAAAATCGTCGATAATGAACGAAAGAAGGAAGTTATATTAGAAGGCATAAGAAACGAAGGCTTCTGGAATCAGACGCCGAATTCCGTTGTACTCAATTCGTCATGTAATCAGTCCATAGCAGGTGGTCTATATATTAAAGGGCGTTCCGTTTTCCAGCAATACTGGCAGAAACCAGAAGAAACCAGCAAAGAATTCGAGGACGGTTGGTTTAAGACAGGCGATACTGCTGAGTATGTTGATGGTATAATCAAAATTTTGGGTCGCTCTTCTGTTGATATGATCAAATCTGGTGGCTACAGAATATCTGCTTTAGAAATTGAAACCGTTCTTCTCGAGCATCCAGAAATTAAGGATGTTGCTGTAGTTGGTCTCCCCGATGAAACATGGGGATCTAAAGTCGTTGCACTAGTCAGCGTAAAGGATGATAAAGCATTCGATATTCCACAGTTGTTGATCTGGTTAGAGAATAAAATTCCTAAGCATGGGATGCCGAGGGAGATAAAACTGATATCAGAAGTACCGCGAAACGCTATGGGTAAAGTAAATAAAGTTGAATTGATTAAAACACTGCAAAAAGAAaagcaaaatgaagaaaaagttgttAAGTAAATACGGGCGAGAAAGTTAAATTTGGTAGCATTTGGCCTGAGATGTGTTCGAAATTAAATTACCGTTCCAAGTGTTGTACACCGAGATATGAAGTTAATCTCTTTTAAACGAGCTAGACAGCTAAATAAGATACTGCCCACAGCAGGCGGATTGTGCTACAGACTGAAAGACTGCGGTGGCAATATATCGATTGTGTAGCGTTTGCAACAAGTGTATGCGCATCTGTTAATAATCTATAACACATATATTATACAGCATAGTGTACTCCTTAAGCTATCTGTATGTAACATAATGCTTATGGTCGAGTTTAAGCCGAGTTGCCACAAATgacgaaaataaattcaaaaagtcACAAACTCTGTTATTTTTCTAGGTTATTGATTtgtaaaagaataaaaaagaaagccttttacaaattttcgtttttacttattttatttattaagacTATTTTGGCTAATTCACTTGAAAGTTAAAGGTTTCTTTTATTTCAACgcattggtatttttttttctttcattttcttttaGCACTTCGATaattccatttttattttcattccgaatgtccaaattttttttgttcgcttTAGTAAATTGAGTATTTCCCGCAGgtgaacaaatttttaaaactcAGGAGTAGAGCTTCGTCACAAAATACATAATGCTGGAGGGGGGGAGTGTTTGCGTTACTGGGGTGGAGGGGGTTTTAAAGACAGTTCATTaactgatattttcattctgtgccgaacacgcatcagtataggacgtgtttggtgatcgctccgatagaatataaaacaaaagacgcgcgagcaagtgttggcattgtttgcctggtcgagtgaaggttcaaggtcgcccgcgtttgtgcaactgtttcgcatcgtggctgtttgctggtgcgcaagccgatttggctgctaagtgatttgtgctacatggacgagaatctcaacacaaaggaggaaaaagaagaagccaacagttgaccgcgagttgtgtcgctgtgctgagtgatcacacacccggctcgctgctggtggctgtttggagctgctgtattggtgctgctggctgtaacggctgcagcttcgaccgttcggacaaccaaccctgctgaaaggagaagtaaagaggaacgtgttctgtcggcgctagtgcgcttgatttagcgcgatggatgtagatccctcgcctcccgtgccaccatccccaaacccctccgaccctgtccctcctgccaacccttcctctgttaattctccagtcccccctcgccccaggctttacccggacggatctcagggcagctttactgttttctttcggccaaaagcaggaccgaaatcgaaaccgctaaacatcctgcagatttcgaaagacctgacggaggggtacaaggccgtgaccgaaatctccaaggtcagacccaacaagctccgtgtcgtggtcagcgagcTGGAACAGGCcaagtatcgcgtttatatacccgcacgagacgtggagatcgacggtgtcataaccgattcgagtctgtcggtcgagtgttttttggcaagcggttttggctgcttcaaaaatgctttgtgtcacgacgtaaaagtaaagatcatagattgcaagcaattgcggtctgtgtctcttgtcaccggcacaaaagtgtacactccgtcaggctcgtttcgtgttacgtttgccggatctgctctccctagccacgtctcgatcgatcgggctcgtctgcctgtgcgattgtatgtaccccgtgttatgaattgcaccaattgcaagcagctaggccacacagccgcctactgctgcaataaggcacgatgtagcaagtgtggagaaactcatgccgacgattcttgcagtgtaaatgctgaaaaatgtattcactgcggggaaaatcagcctgagctctccacatgcccggtgtacatgcagcgcagagataaaatcaagcggtcacttaaggagcgttcaaagcgatcttacgctgagatgctgaagaagaccgtgaccacttctaccataacatcgaacccctttgatctgttgtcctctgatgaaaccgattctgacgattcaccagcgggaacaacttatgccaatcctggggcgtctagaaagaggaaaaatatttcctctcctaaacttccccggcaaggtcctaagatttcccaaagtgaaatgaaagttacaaacaaaccaaacagtgctgcggaaaaaccgaagcaaactcctcctgggcttgcaaatttaaagtcccagaaggagtcttgaaccgtcctgtgattgaaaattttgaaaggttaatcgaacttaattctcaaacccattttatgacattgtatttcaatcacatgtcccataatattaacccttcttcgaatattccaaatcgtgtcgacttatcaaattcttctgattctactgtgtttttcgatacatccatgatagaagaaactcgtggaatcccggatcatttacgcgtgcagcagatccccaaaattttttccaataaatatcgaaacatcaactgcgacaatatgttctacactgacggatcacttcttgatgggtccactggcttcggtattttcaataacaatttaaccaatttaataacaaatgtctcccataagcttgataatcctgcttctgtttacgtcgcagaattggctgcaattcagtacaccctagggattatcgaaaaaatgcccacggaccattatttcatctttacggacagtctcagttccattgaggctctctgatcgatgaaagatgttaagcactctccgtatttcctggggaaaatacgggaacatctgagtgctttatccgaaaaatcgtatcagattaccttagcgtgggtcccttctcactgctcgataccgggcaatgagaaagcggactctttggctaaggtgggcgcaacaaacggtggaatttatgaaagaccaattgcctttaatgaatttttctcatttgtacgtcagaatacgatcattagttggcaaaatgcttggaccagaggggaactgggaaggtggttacattccataatccccaaggtgtcgacgaacccgtggttcaaggggttggatgtaggtcgggatttcatttgcgtgatgtcccggcttatgtccaatcactatagatttgacgcgcatctccgtcgtgttgggctcggggaaagtggtatctgtgcctgtggtgaaggttatcacgacatagagcacgttgtttggtcatgccctgtacaccgtgacgccaggtctaaattaatagcttccctgcaggccgaaagtaggcagccggctgttcctgttcgtgatgtcttggcgagccgtgacctatcctacatgtcccttatatacgttatCCTGagatccatccacgccccagtttaatcctattcccttccgcctacatccaaccaaacgacaagaacacgttaagaccccggatccggaaacagcaactagacccgcacgatactctcaggtcccgagggagacaacccaatatgccagtccgtaatatcttggcccagcagcggaacatgtgcttacctatggcaatgaaaaccatcatacagtaaaccagtgcttttaatgcaaaatattatagccttaagttacatttagtttcagctcgtagtcggcagcgaggataaaaaatttgcttttagttattaagatattttagaaagtaagctaccagatataattggcgccgttaaacattaaattgtatttgtgccgtgtcaaataaattatagatgaacaaaaaaaaattaactgatatttaaaaaaaaatcaaaattattgTGGAAacggggaagggggggggggatgtTTAGTttttgagcgttacgtaatttggtAGGAGGAGCCATATTAGGGTGAAGGTGTGTTGAAGCTACAAATGGCCGCTTCGAGCCATCACGTGGTCGACTTCGAACATTCAAAGGCATACCACTCGGTTatagcaaagatgactagaacaagatacctaactcttgcagaattcatcggacatgattgtccgCGTGAgcgaaagtcgaactaatttatacactgttaatatgatgtaaacttaacgtcaaaatcaactgacgacaaggccaagacatgactgctgaaaggtgaaacaattttttcagtattttacactcttgccgaggttaataaagcaaaaatctggTGCCCCGGTTAACCTGtccatatgcacaatggtgctgaaacctggcttacgacatatcaaactttaagttttggtagaatgggacctgaaaataaatataacccctcaatataaactgTGCGTCATCTGTGAAAATATATTCTCATGTTTGTTAATGTGGTGATGGAAACATGAGATAGTATTTTCATAGGTAATGCAtaaactatttccgagtcttgtctACACACTACAACCTTAAACGTCACTTTTTATCACATAGGGGAGAGAGaatctgaaatctagattttcagcgttacgtaatttgtttaCGACACATAAGTATTTCGCAGTCCCCGTGGTTTGGTGGTTAGGCtttcggtcggctagctctcccactcGTTTGTgacatcgggttcgattcccgatcaagtcgaggatcttttcgagctggaaattttctcgactcagcactggaacacggtgtatcgttgtacttatcctacaacatgcaaaatgtgccaaaaacaatcgataacgaattctcttaattaatctagttgatcgagaccgcattagccatccaggctagcgtgcgatattgttattgcACAAGCATTTCGACATATGTTTCATTCCAAGTACTACAGCTCAGAAACCTTTGGATgttgaaaaaactttttaataatGAGTTGTAAAGAACCAATAACGCTTAACAAAAATATACaccgcaaaaaattttttttgaccaaaataaattaaaaataaacactaaattttaatttacaaaaaaaaaaaagaaacctgAAACGTATAACTTTATGTTGGAAGTTaattattatgaactttttcattGGAAATATCTATATAAATATTTAAGAAAACATTAGAATGCAAATATTTTAAGAAATGTTGGATTTGgaatttttctaaaaagttaTCATTCAATCAAACATTTATCTTTCATTCCTTCATTCTGGATTTTTTTCTAAAGGTTTTTTTATAACTCtaggtttttcaaaaaaacttaaaaaacaacgctttttttgtaaattttaatttaatgtttatttattttctcaGCCTTATGGCATCGCGTCATGTTCAGGCCTAtgaaaagatgccatttttctatgaccgaaaaataacaagcaaaatattggaaccacagtgggttcgaaatggaaatggagccacaaaaaaagtcacatacaacccagtgcaaaagcataggcgcgtctaaggcctggTCATGTTTCAAAGGCTAACATCTCAtcgtatgtgtaaacgagatagcgtATCACCGCCACTATTCATATACCTCTATGTGGCAGCTGATAGCGGGCACAAATGggtttgagcccaggacatgtgTTCATTGTCATTCAATGTTACTCGGTATATGTATGTCAATGGCTCGGTTTTTCTTGATAACCTAAGGTTGttttgaataaaaccagagCGCTTCCAGGAAATGACTCTTAACCCATTATGGACCGGACCTAGATCCTGATTTTTCTCCAACGCGATTTTCACAACACAGGCTTGTATTGTTctcatcaagaaaaaaattgtgaagaaaaatttttccgaCTTTCCACAACCGAGTATTTCACTGTTCGTTTTTCCGAACAGTGGGCCAATGTGTGATAACAAATCAATGAATCCTGAATCatatgatttcattgaaatttattatttatgtggTTCAAGAGCTTCAAAACATTTGGGATGTACATGAACATTACATTTTCTACAGATGGATATTGTGGGTTTGTGACAATGCCTGCATCTTCTTGACTTTTCATCGTGAGCTCTACCTACCGTCTTTTCATCGTGAGCTCTACCTACCGTCGTTTTCATTTTTCTCTGTAGTAATGGCTGAATTCTCTGAATCCTCGAAAATAAGAAGCTTCTTAGTAACAGCAGACCTGAACATCAACTGAAATaacggtttaattttttgactcTGTGCAACTAAGCAGTGTAATTTCCAGGCATTAACCATCATGCTTCCAAGAGTGTTTACGAAGAGAGGCCACCACCATTTTTTGCCACGAATTGATATGCGATAATTAGATAACGCATTGTCATGCAAATCGACTCCTCCCATATTTGTGTTAAAGTCTTTGATTGCATTTGGGATTTGAATAGACAAATGCTTTTTCTCTTTACGGTCATATCTACGACCACTACAAAATGGTTGCAAAGCGCCATGGTTTGTGAGTATAGTAACGTTGGCATTATCTCTCCAGCGTATAAtaagcatttcatttttagtGTCGAACAGATGAGCATTCTCCCATTTTTTTAAAGAGTCGAGGAAGATCGCTCCACCAATTCTATTCTTTCTGACAGTACCTAAAAACCAAAAGCGGATATTAGCGAAACAGTCTATTTAACCGAGAATTTCAATCGGGCAACCTGTTGCGAAAAAATGTCTTTCATTAAGCAGGCACATCAAATGGTAAGAAGTAAAGAAGTTGTCGAAAAATATCCGGTGATGCGATGGCGATACAACTTTATTCAGCAAGCTTAGTACAACATCTGCTCCCAAACCAATAATTTTATCATGAGGAGTTGATGCCCCTCCGTATAAGCTTGCCTGAAAAAGGTAGCCATTCTTGGAACATAGGCACCAGGCTTTGAAGCCAAAACGAATTGGCTTGCCTCTTATGAACATTTTGCACGAATGGCGTCCGAAATAGGGAATCATTTGTTCATCTATCGACAAATCATGAGAGAACACATCAAATTGCATGAAACGCTCATTGGCTATATCCACAAACGGCCTTATTTTTGCGAATTTATCATTATTGTCGAGGTTGTTGTTATCAGAGAGATGAATAAACCGCTTAATGTTGCCAAACCTTGATCGTGGCATTGTTTTTTTCACCATTTGCACACCTAAATCGAAATCCGTGGACCAGTATAACTTCCACTGAGGGAGTTTATGGTAACTAGACAAgaataaaatgccaataaatcgacGAATTTCATATGGTTTCAGAGCTAAACGATGATTGGATTGATAAGCATATTCTGTGGAATACTTGACAATCATATCAACAACTTCGTCGTcctaaaataaatcaaataactCATATGGTGTCTTATCGACTGCAAAGAACGAAACTGTATACAGTTgttgtttaaaaatgtttccTACGCTTAGCTCACCTAATTTTCCTATCACATCCTCAATCTTGGCAGCTTCGATATTTACCGGTTGCCTGGAATACTCACCGACTCGTTTTTGCCAACAAGATGGTCCGAAATCGTTTAAGTTTTTATACTTTTTCGGTTTCTTTGCATTTGATTCACAGGTTGGTTCATCTGATGATGTAGCTTCTTGCTCCTCAGATGTAATATTATCGGCATAGAATTCTATCTCAAACTCATCGGCAATATCCATCTCTAGTGGATCATTTTCGTCATTTATTTCGTCATCAATATCTTCATTGTCACTTTGATTATCAACAGGAGGGGGAATTTATACCACATTTACTTCAGATGCCCGTTGAATAGCTAAAGTTTCTCCATCATCACTCTTTTCCTCCAGTATAGCAAAAACTTCATGCATCGTCAATGCGCGGCGTCGATTCATCTTGATTTCTAAACATGAAGATCGAATGCACTTTAGATATACTTAGAGCAAAGTAATCAAAAGACATGAAACTGATACTTACGATAGCTTCAATACAGATTCAGTCCacataaaacaataataattgaCGCACTATAAAACAAACATTCAAAACCAATCCAGCCATTCAACTAACTGCGTTTGACAGTACGTAAACAAAGTGAACACCTATAGGACTACTGTTCGGAAAAACGAACAGTCATTTTCGATCAAGGGGCACGCGCGTTGTAATGCTCGTAGAGTATTGATAAATGGTACAAAATTAAAGTCATCCATTAGTAATTAGaatatatcaatatcaatagcttcaattatttttttcagttttaaaaattataatgaaaaattgtgtttttgaacACATCTGCGCGAAACGCTAGCCACCCTACGGGATGGTTGGGGAGGGGTGTccagtacattttttttgtagcCAACATTCCCAGCTATCATATACAGCAGACGGAATGTTTTTATCTTATCTCAGTTATTCGTGAAAAATTTCTAAAGTACTGTTCGGAAAACCGAACACCCGGTCCATAATGGGTTAAGCCTGAAAAATTTGTCCACCCCCGGAAAAAACTTAGTTTACAAAGTTAAATtcttgtgcaaagtttcattcaaataaaaaatgatcgctCATGAATGCATGTcaaattcgtttttgcggtatGGCTACACCaagactacacttttgccctgCAGCTGTTTTTTCTACTTTCCGGACTACACCAAAACTACACTTACACTACACCGAAAGAAACAGGGTGTAGTTTggaaacaacaaaaacaaatgctgtCAAATTAAGCACGAAAAAAATGAGAGCTGGTTGTAGTTTTGTTTGGCTGTTCGTTTTAGAGCttcaaagtgtagtccgggacggtgtaGCACCATCGCAAAACCAATTTGACAATACAGTTCAATGCTTGAAAGATATATGCTTCTTAGAAGCAGGGCACCTTTattgtcatgaaaaatattttgataatattaCGTCATCTCTCTTGTGGTGCGCAGGTTGCGCTGCATAAATACtgccgtatcgatattttatcgatgtcAGTGCAGTGCTTTGTCAATGACGCCAGCACCACGTAGCGGGAGCATTATCACCTACGGTTAATTGCCGGTTTCATGTtattacacatcttttgaaaaaaaaggtgaaCGTCTGTTCGCTGTGGTTTATATATGTTGATATATACGTTTATCTGTCACACCCATGATGAGTAACATCACAcccatgatgagtagaacatggtgtaacggtttgatAAAAAAGTAGGCGTGGGGTGAGGTAGTGTTTTTTGCTTAGGGAGGTTGGAGACGAAGTatcaccacatacataagacatacgtaacactcaggaagaaatcttccgaaaaagttgatacaaaatgaactactcgaatggtaccacaccctgaataaaatcactgcttgagttgtttttgaaggcagtgcaCCTgcacagccctgcatttgtctcgttcttaCTCGAAAAATACTGCatttattttgtaaataactttttgacagttccttatgggattttctttggggctcgatagggccgagaaaaagaaaattcattttgttgattatttatcgagcagtttgacagggcgaggtacggagtactatggggcaacgtgtaccagaaaaaacgccagtgttacgtatgttttatgtatgtggtatcaccacatacttagacatccCGCATAAACCAAAACCATTAGCGGATTATAGTCCAGATGGTTTTACGATAACCAACATGGTTGTGACTATACCCCGAAcgagttgttaggcacgttttatggttattgattttgcgggatacgtaacactggcgattttttttggtactctttgccccacatcacccggtaccaacaccagtatgaactgcgcgacgaaaatgaacggaatgaattttcttcatagcggctctactcgagccctcaacaaaattccttacgaaactgtcaaaaagatgtttacaaaatcaatgctgcatttttcgagtgggaacgagacaaatgcagggctgcgcagatacacaacctccataaactactcaaacagagttttttttacagaggttggtactttcgagtagttaattttgtaccaacttttttggaagatttcttcagTACGTACTGgggttggtaccgggtgatgtggggcaaagagtaccaaaaaaatcgccagtgttacgtatgtctaagtttGTGTAagtagtgtcttgcccctagggTTATACCCAATGTACTCTGGATTTGTTGACTGCTGTTCGCTagagggataccaaatgtgcagatttgtctgaaaaacgcagatttttggagtccgtgtgcagatatttattgattcgcagatatttgcagtttttccagggtttctgcagatttttgtctgagtttccttatatttgcgcagattttgttAAATTGTGCGCAGAtatttacagacttttgcctgcgcgagcgaaatttttccgGATCACGGATAGAATTTTTTAAgatttcgagcaattttttccggtttttcgagcagttgcagacatttttcaaaaacatctggcatctctgctagAGGTAGCGAATCTCCACTGAGACACAAGAGTTTATGAAAGAAACCCCCATCTCATCGCCAAGTTTCAAACTTCATGCGCAAAATTCAGTAATTTCAAATtcagttgtttttttatttggttgATGTTGACGTTTCGTTCCGCTGACGGGGTTGACGGGTTTTGATCGACGATCGAGCTGACGTGCCTTTCGAAACTTTTAATCGATATAGACTGCTTGAGCAGTGATACGGCATTGAAAATTTTCTTGCCAATTATTCAAGACATTCAATGGTTTCATTGAGTAATCGTTTAACGAAGAGCAAGAGCACTATTCAATCATAGTACGTATGAGTGAGATGAAATTTGAGAATGCACTGGACTGACGGGAATATTCACGGGAGAAAATAACACCATTCATATTCATTTGATTGCAAAAATTTCTGCTGTCTCTGTGCTCTAAGTCTCGTGAAGCAAGTTGTGAAGTTGGTTGAAGGATAAGTTAAAATTTTTGCTAGTTCATATCGTTCAATTTAATAAGCGATATCCGCGACCGACGCTAAAAGGTACATGAAAACAATTAACAGTAGTTTTCGCctttgaaaaaaacattttctgaTGAAAATATACGATCTGATAGTAGCTCTACTCGAATATTCGGATCGCCTTCTATGTGCGGGTGTGCAATGAAAAGTTATTCCAATGTCGGTTCTAGCTGATAGTAATTCAACTCATTGCCTTAAACAATTGTTTTAGTGCTGATTGCAAGAAAATCTAAGCTTGTGCTACCTTATGTGAGCAGTATAGGTGGAAAAGAAACCGAAAGggtgtgtaattttttttcttattcagtGCTTG encodes:
- the LOC129724495 gene encoding malonate--CoA ligase ACSF3, mitochondrial — its product is MTKLMFARKWMELLTSAGNFACGGTSLTGQRYARSFATHAGRICETTGQEQRPPPSDPEVVHSQLQQRLVKLFEDETKRGLIIPAFKRALVYGEKSAVRDNTGDYSFIQIYESVKRLALQISNCCGSASQSRVAYLCPNNVTYLISQWACWFSGQIGVPLSPKYPQEALEYFLKDSDASLLIATPEFQKVVQPLVTKLDIKLILVHHDLLKSEPKQQNEQQQDEISHLDPRRENLIQLNDTLLVEGCLNGEFYRDANALILYTSGTTGKPKGVVLSYSNLDAQYDALLHAWQITSGDSVLHALPLNHVHGTINALNMPLAAGSKCVMLPKFDSSSVWSYLLNVNMTTKERVNIFMGVPTMYNLLIQEYDSVFGKNARMCDYVKTHCKNKIRLMISGSAPLPGTTFNRWHQITGHNLLERYGMTETGMAISNSYIQDSTRARVRSSVGLPLPGVIVKIVDNERKKEVILEGIRNEGFWNQTPNSVVLNSSCNQSIAGGLYIKGRSVFQQYWQKPEETSKEFEDGWFKTGDTAEYVDGIIKILGRSSVDMIKSGGYRISALEIETVLLEHPEIKDVAVVGLPDETWGSKVVALVSVKDDKAFDIPQLLIWLENKIPKHGMPREIKLISEVPRNAMGKVNKVELIKTLQKEKQNEEKVVK